From the Daucus carota subsp. sativus chromosome 8, DH1 v3.0, whole genome shotgun sequence genome, one window contains:
- the LOC108198175 gene encoding uncharacterized protein LOC108198175 gives MANRWLPNIESKTKPNEVENDDLELQEEDMWLGFMEKSEDPKEPVKKLPKPVSFSWPPSKSLSAWGSEASATPKMNLEGLKSWEKKSKKCGVEKPIAGVKIPEKTKKCVADDVGGDEMIPPHEILAMRTASRRMTAVVAYSMVEGIGRTLKGRDQCNFRNAVFLRTGYLD, from the coding sequence ATGGCAAACCGCTGGTTACCCAACATTGAGTCCAAGACTAAGCcaaatgaagttgaaaacgatgACTTGGAACTGCAGGAGGAGGATATGTGGCTCGGGTTCATGGAGAAAAGTGAGGATCCCAAGGAGCCTGTGAAGAAGCTTCCAAAACCTGTGTCCTTTTCCTGGCCGCCTTCCAAATCACTTTCTGCATGGGGCTCGGAGGCTTCTGCCACTCCGAAGATGAATCTGGAAGGGTTGAAGAGCTGGGAGAAGAAGAGTAAGAAGTGCGGCGTGGAGAAGCCAATAGCCGGGGTGAAGATTCCGGAGAAAACTAAGAAGTGTGTTGCTGATGACGTGGGGGGCGATGAAATGATTCCGCCTCATGAGATTTTAGCTATGAGGACTGCGAGTAGGAGGATGACGGCCGTGGTGGCGTACTCGATGGTTGAAGGGATTGGGAGGACTCTCAAGGGGAGAGATCAGTGCAATTTCAGAAATGCGGTTTTTCTTCGAACCGGTTATCTCGACTAG